One genomic segment of Culturomica massiliensis includes these proteins:
- a CDS encoding transketolase family protein has product MNKTINRAADNIRILAASMVEKAKSGHPGGAMGGADFINVLYSEFLNFDPDDMTWANRDRFFLDPGHMSPMLYSVLCLTGNYSLEDLQNFRQWGSITPGHPEVDKARGVENTSGPLGQGHVMAIGAAIAERFLVARFGEWMSHKTYAFISDGGIQEEISQGAGRIAGTLGLANLIMFYDANNIQLSTKVEEVTAENTAEKYEAWGWNVITINGNDADQIREALTAAGAEKQRPTLIIGKTLMGKGAVGANGEDFSNKVSTHGQPLTGAGASIDKTIENLGGNPQNPFAIFPDVQEFYAKVLEEKRTYARKKKAEQAAWEKANPELAIRYHKYMSGETPAIDYKAIAHKANIATRAASADVLVELAKQVDNMIVSSADLSNSDKTDGFIKGGARNLVKGDFSGKFLQAGVCELTMAALCNGIALHGGIHVACGTFFVFSDYMKPAFRLSALMEVPVKYIWSHDAFRVGEDGPTHQPIEHEAQLRLMEKLQNHHGKMSMLALRPADAAETSVAWKMAMENTHTPTALVLSRQNINDLPSDRDRYEEALQAEKGAYIVVKNSDDPDVILIASGSEVATLVEAAHLLQERKGIRSQVVSAISEGLFRTQSAAYQEKVIPAAKPKFGLTAGLSVTLEGLVGCNGKIHGVNHFGYSAPAKVLDEKFGFTGEFVYNEICEMLGK; this is encoded by the coding sequence ATGAATAAAACGATAAACAGAGCAGCAGACAACATCCGTATTCTGGCAGCTTCAATGGTCGAAAAGGCCAAATCGGGACATCCCGGAGGTGCTATGGGCGGTGCCGATTTCATCAACGTATTGTATTCGGAATTTTTAAACTTCGATCCGGACGACATGACGTGGGCAAACAGGGACCGCTTCTTCCTGGATCCGGGACATATGTCTCCGATGTTATATTCCGTACTTTGTTTGACAGGTAATTACAGTCTGGAAGATTTGCAAAACTTCCGTCAATGGGGTAGTATCACCCCCGGTCATCCCGAAGTAGACAAGGCCCGGGGCGTGGAAAACACTTCCGGTCCGCTTGGTCAGGGACATGTAATGGCCATCGGTGCTGCTATTGCCGAACGCTTTCTGGTAGCTCGTTTCGGTGAATGGATGTCTCATAAAACTTATGCATTCATCTCCGACGGTGGTATTCAGGAAGAGATTTCACAGGGTGCCGGACGTATCGCCGGTACACTGGGATTAGCTAACCTGATCATGTTCTACGATGCCAACAACATCCAGTTATCAACCAAGGTAGAAGAAGTTACCGCCGAAAATACGGCTGAAAAATACGAAGCCTGGGGCTGGAATGTCATCACCATAAACGGTAATGATGCCGATCAGATCCGGGAAGCATTGACGGCTGCCGGTGCAGAAAAACAACGCCCTACCCTGATCATCGGCAAAACATTGATGGGCAAAGGTGCCGTCGGTGCTAACGGAGAGGACTTTTCCAATAAAGTATCCACTCACGGTCAGCCTTTGACCGGAGCCGGTGCTTCCATTGACAAAACAATTGAAAATCTCGGAGGTAACCCACAAAATCCATTTGCTATTTTCCCGGACGTACAGGAATTTTATGCCAAAGTACTGGAAGAAAAACGGACTTACGCCCGCAAGAAAAAAGCCGAACAGGCAGCTTGGGAAAAGGCAAATCCGGAACTGGCAATCCGATACCATAAATACATGTCGGGCGAGACTCCGGCCATCGATTACAAAGCCATTGCCCACAAAGCCAATATCGCAACCCGTGCAGCTTCTGCCGATGTATTGGTAGAATTGGCTAAACAAGTCGACAATATGATTGTCAGTTCTGCCGACCTTTCCAATTCGGACAAAACCGACGGATTCATCAAAGGAGGTGCCCGTAATCTTGTGAAAGGCGATTTCTCGGGTAAATTCCTGCAAGCCGGAGTATGCGAATTGACAATGGCCGCTCTTTGCAACGGGATAGCTTTACACGGTGGTATTCATGTAGCCTGCGGAACATTCTTCGTATTTTCCGATTATATGAAACCGGCTTTCCGCCTGTCGGCTTTGATGGAAGTTCCGGTAAAATACATCTGGAGCCATGACGCATTCCGCGTTGGTGAAGACGGCCCTACTCATCAGCCCATCGAACACGAAGCTCAATTGCGGCTAATGGAAAAACTACAGAATCATCACGGTAAAATGAGTATGCTGGCATTACGTCCGGCTGATGCCGCTGAAACTTCTGTAGCCTGGAAGATGGCTATGGAAAATACCCATACTCCGACAGCCCTCGTGCTATCACGTCAGAACATCAATGATCTTCCATCGGACAGAGATCGTTACGAAGAGGCTTTACAAGCAGAAAAAGGAGCATACATCGTCGTTAAAAACAGCGACGATCCGGATGTTATTCTGATCGCTTCCGGCTCGGAAGTAGCAACATTGGTCGAGGCCGCTCATTTACTACAGGAAAGAAAAGGTATCCGTTCACAAGTGGTATCGGCCATTTCCGAAGGTCTTTTCCGTACACAATCTGCCGCTTACCAGGAAAAAGTCATCCCGGCAGCCAAACCGAAATTCGGTCTGACGGCAGGCTTGTCCGTTACCCTCGAGGGCCTGGTAGGTTGTAACGGTAAAATCCACGGTGTAAATCATTTCGGATACTCCGCTCCTGCTAAGGTTCTGGATGAGAAATTCGGTTTCACCGGTGAATTCGTATACAACGAAATCTGCGAAATGCTCGGAAAATAA
- a CDS encoding adenylate kinase — protein MLNIALFGPPCAGKGTQAKRIVEKYNLAHLSTGDMIRKEIAEGTELGKMAADIINSGELLSDEFVIRLIQDSIAKSENVDGFLFDGFPRTVAQAQKLDEMLMEAGGPLKCLLSIEVPEEELKRRMLERARIEGRADDTEEAINKRFQEYHAKTVPVARHYEKIRHAIKGDGTIDEVFNALTGVIEKVK, from the coding sequence ATGTTGAATATTGCATTATTTGGTCCGCCATGTGCCGGTAAGGGTACGCAGGCAAAAAGAATTGTAGAAAAATATAATCTGGCTCATCTTTCTACGGGAGATATGATCCGAAAAGAAATAGCCGAAGGTACGGAACTGGGTAAAATGGCTGCGGATATTATCAATAGCGGAGAGTTGTTGTCCGATGAATTTGTGATCCGGTTGATTCAGGATAGCATCGCAAAGAGTGAAAATGTCGATGGGTTCCTGTTTGACGGTTTTCCCCGGACAGTTGCTCAGGCACAAAAATTGGACGAGATGCTGATGGAGGCAGGAGGACCTTTGAAATGTCTTTTGAGCATAGAAGTTCCGGAAGAAGAGCTGAAGCGCCGGATGTTGGAGAGAGCCAGAATTGAAGGACGTGCCGACGATACGGAAGAGGCTATTAATAAACGGTTTCAGGAGTATCATGCAAAGACGGTTCCGGTAGCCCGGCATTATGAAAAAATCCGTCATGCCATAAAAGGGGATGGAACGATAGATGAAGTGTTCAATGCTCTTACCGGTGTGATCGAGAAAGTAAAGTAG
- a CDS encoding transglycosylase domain-containing protein, giving the protein MKKKATVHRKKTHKTSKKRRRFRILKWLIILLLLGAALIGAFVYSVYIGLWGKLPDYTELRNIRNAEASELYSEDGELLGKYFIENRTNVNFGHISPNAINALIATEDVRFYEHHGFDKISMLRVIFKTLLLGDRSSGGGSTISQQLAKNLYPREEHQVTFMPVIKLKEILTAHRLEQLYTKDEVLTLYLNTVSFGERTFGIESAARKYFSTSASDLTIPQAATLIGMLKGPSRYNPRLNPERALQRRNTVINQMVKYDMLQDSAGERLKQEVLGLDYRPENHYSGLAPYLREKIRQDAGRILNEYNAKHGTGYNLYTDGLRLTTTLDADMQRYAETATAVYMKKLQNDFYTHWGKKEPWQNTPRVLEQAIKTSPVYLSLKNQGLGEKEIMQAMNQKKPMVIYSAYQGETKVEMSSIDSLKHYLKILHPGLIAVEPHTGKVKAWVGGLDYKYFQYDQIEAPRQVGSVFKPVVYSAAIHYGARLDAYYKNEQKTYKEYDNWTPRNSDNDYTGYYTLKGALSKSINTIAVEVLLQTGIENTLVHAHNLGIHSELPQYPSLALGVADIPLSEMIKPYMAFANNGKLTQPYYLSEIKDKDGKILYQAPQAEFQEVLPAEEAHIMSNILSAVIEEGTGRRLKSNYGLINELAGKTGTTQNQADGWFIGYNPRIVVGVRVGANNMNIHFNSTSLGQGANTALPIFGLFMQACLKDADYAYWERLTFPYVSIPQEKDLETPVFKEKMNLFDRIGNKKMEKRSLAHPQDTVTKKEKKGLFRKIGNLFRKKEK; this is encoded by the coding sequence ATGAAAAAGAAAGCGACTGTACATCGAAAAAAAACACATAAAACATCAAAAAAACGGCGCCGGTTCAGAATCCTGAAATGGCTGATCATTTTACTTTTACTGGGAGCAGCTCTTATCGGCGCTTTTGTTTACTCCGTATATATCGGGCTATGGGGAAAACTTCCCGATTATACGGAACTACGAAATATCCGAAATGCAGAAGCATCGGAATTATACAGTGAAGACGGAGAATTACTGGGAAAATATTTTATCGAAAACCGTACAAATGTCAATTTCGGGCACATCTCCCCCAATGCCATAAATGCTTTAATCGCTACAGAAGATGTCCGTTTTTACGAGCATCACGGATTCGATAAAATCAGTATGCTACGGGTGATTTTTAAAACTTTACTGTTAGGCGACCGTTCTTCAGGGGGCGGCAGTACAATCAGCCAGCAACTGGCCAAAAATCTATATCCCCGGGAAGAACATCAGGTAACATTTATGCCTGTCATAAAGCTAAAGGAAATCCTCACCGCTCACCGTCTGGAACAACTCTATACAAAAGACGAAGTTCTGACCCTCTATCTGAATACAGTCTCTTTCGGAGAACGTACTTTCGGCATAGAAAGTGCTGCCCGGAAATATTTTTCGACTTCGGCTTCCGATCTGACAATTCCTCAGGCAGCTACTTTAATCGGGATGCTGAAAGGTCCTTCACGTTATAATCCGCGCCTGAATCCTGAAAGGGCATTACAGCGCCGCAATACGGTCATCAATCAGATGGTCAAATATGACATGCTGCAAGACTCTGCCGGAGAAAGACTAAAGCAAGAAGTATTAGGTTTAGATTACCGTCCTGAAAACCATTATTCCGGTCTTGCCCCCTATCTTAGGGAAAAAATACGTCAGGATGCCGGACGTATCCTGAATGAATACAATGCCAAACACGGAACCGGTTACAATTTGTACACGGACGGCCTTCGCCTGACAACAACCCTCGATGCAGATATGCAACGCTATGCGGAAACGGCAACCGCAGTATATATGAAAAAATTGCAAAACGATTTTTATACGCATTGGGGAAAAAAAGAACCCTGGCAAAATACACCCCGGGTGCTGGAACAGGCTATAAAAACCAGTCCTGTATACTTATCCCTCAAAAATCAAGGCTTGGGGGAAAAAGAAATTATGCAGGCTATGAACCAGAAGAAACCCATGGTCATATACAGTGCATACCAGGGAGAGACAAAAGTAGAAATGTCTTCTATCGATTCATTAAAACATTACCTGAAAATACTACATCCCGGACTCATCGCCGTAGAACCGCATACCGGAAAGGTAAAAGCCTGGGTCGGCGGATTGGATTACAAATATTTCCAATACGATCAAATTGAAGCTCCCCGGCAAGTCGGTTCGGTCTTTAAACCTGTCGTTTACAGCGCAGCCATACATTACGGAGCCCGTTTAGATGCCTATTACAAAAACGAACAAAAAACTTATAAAGAATACGATAACTGGACACCCCGGAATTCCGACAACGATTATACCGGATATTACACCTTAAAAGGCGCTCTTAGTAAATCAATCAACACCATTGCCGTTGAAGTGTTACTTCAAACAGGTATCGAGAATACACTCGTTCATGCTCACAATCTGGGTATTCATTCCGAATTACCCCAATATCCTTCTTTGGCCCTGGGAGTTGCCGACATCCCCTTATCCGAAATGATAAAACCTTATATGGCTTTTGCCAACAACGGCAAACTGACACAACCGTACTATCTGTCGGAAATCAAAGACAAAGACGGAAAAATATTATATCAGGCCCCCCAAGCTGAATTTCAGGAAGTACTACCGGCAGAAGAAGCACATATCATGAGCAATATTCTATCCGCCGTTATTGAAGAAGGTACCGGCCGCAGATTGAAAAGCAACTATGGTTTAATCAATGAATTAGCCGGTAAAACCGGTACGACTCAAAATCAGGCCGACGGTTGGTTTATCGGTTATAATCCCCGTATCGTCGTAGGTGTCCGGGTCGGAGCCAATAACATGAATATCCATTTCAATTCAACCTCCCTGGGACAAGGTGCTAATACAGCCCTACCTATTTTCGGGCTGTTTATGCAGGCATGTCTGAAGGATGCGGACTATGCTTATTGGGAACGCCTAACTTTTCCCTACGTTTCCATTCCACAGGAAAAAGATCTAGAAACTCCGGTTTTTAAAGAAAAGATGAACCTTTTCGACCGGATCGGAAACAAAAAAATGGAGAAACGTTCTCTGGCACATCCTCAGGACACCGTTACCAAAAAAGAGAAAAAAGGATTATTCCGGAAAATCGGAAACCTGTTCCGGAAAAAAGAAAAATAG
- a CDS encoding sodium:proton antiporter, whose protein sequence is MKKVLLFSLFLLIGLFFSQVLPSLFSDTYETFVFVFKNLMFICLAFIMINVGREFELNKAKWKSYTEDYFIAMATAAVPWLLVAFYYIYILPYNDLSWDKNLLVSRFAAPTSAGILFTMLAAAGLKKEWIYQKTQVLAIFDDLDTILLMIPLQILMIGFKWQLFAIVLVVCLLLVFGWKKLNSLNLPQSWKAVVIYSVCLVAACESIYLISKVFMGQEGAIHLEVLLPAFVLGMVMKTVHKTGKEEENAAGFISYLFMFLVGLSTPLFVGIDTEAAGFHLPDWGTIALHVCAVTLLSNIGKMFPLFFYRDRNILERLALSIGMFTRGEVGAGIIVIALGYQLGGIAVIVSILSLVLNLVLTGFFVVAVKKIAQRVYGVKE, encoded by the coding sequence ATGAAAAAAGTTTTATTATTCTCCTTGTTCTTATTGATCGGTTTATTTTTTTCACAGGTTCTTCCTTCTTTATTTAGCGATACGTATGAGACGTTTGTATTTGTATTCAAGAACCTGATGTTCATTTGTCTGGCTTTTATCATGATTAATGTCGGTCGGGAATTTGAGCTGAATAAAGCTAAATGGAAGTCTTATACCGAAGACTATTTTATTGCAATGGCTACGGCAGCAGTACCTTGGTTGTTAGTCGCTTTTTATTATATCTATATTTTGCCCTACAATGATTTATCCTGGGATAAGAATTTGCTGGTAAGCCGGTTTGCTGCGCCTACTTCTGCCGGAATACTTTTTACCATGTTGGCGGCTGCGGGCTTGAAAAAGGAATGGATTTATCAAAAAACACAGGTGTTGGCGATTTTCGACGATTTAGATACTATCCTTTTGATGATTCCTTTACAGATACTGATGATCGGTTTTAAATGGCAATTGTTCGCCATTGTATTGGTCGTTTGTCTGTTACTGGTATTCGGCTGGAAAAAATTGAACAGTTTGAATTTACCTCAGTCCTGGAAAGCCGTTGTAATATATTCTGTTTGTTTGGTAGCGGCGTGTGAGAGTATTTATTTGATATCCAAGGTATTTATGGGGCAGGAGGGAGCCATTCATCTCGAAGTGCTTTTACCGGCTTTTGTCTTGGGAATGGTAATGAAAACCGTGCATAAGACAGGAAAAGAGGAGGAAAATGCAGCCGGCTTTATTTCTTATCTGTTTATGTTCCTGGTTGGGTTGAGTACTCCTCTGTTTGTCGGGATCGATACGGAAGCTGCCGGCTTTCATTTGCCCGATTGGGGGACGATAGCTTTGCATGTATGTGCGGTAACCTTGCTTTCCAATATCGGTAAGATGTTCCCGTTGTTTTTTTACAGAGATCGTAATATTCTTGAACGATTGGCACTTTCTATCGGTATGTTTACCCGGGGAGAAGTTGGGGCCGGAATTATCGTGATTGCCTTGGGATACCAATTAGGTGGAATTGCTGTGATTGTTTCTATCCTTAGTTTGGTACTCAATTTGGTACTGACTGGTTTCTTTGTCGTGGCTGTGAAAAAAATCGCACAACGCGTATACGGCGTGAAGGAGTAG
- a CDS encoding FAD:protein FMN transferase, protein MKYWLYVGMLCLLGACQAKTYRYTEGGIYGTYYRITYRADRDLGRELIGQLERVNASLSMFNDSSVISRLNRGQTERVDSLFACMFRVAVQVNRETEGAFDITVAPLSNAWGFGYKRDSFPVPAKIDSLLQYVGMGRLRLEEGRLLKEKEGIEMDASSIAKGLGVDLAADYLQKQGVEDYMVDIGGEIRVKGVSDKNRPWRVGIDKPIDDPKVQNRQLELVVELTKGAIATSGNYRNYYIHEGKKYAHTLNPLTGYPVQRDILSSSVYAPTCMEADAYATAFMVLGLEKSKEIVLKHPGLEVCFVYERDGKSEIWMSPAFEKMVLK, encoded by the coding sequence ATGAAATATTGGTTGTATGTAGGAATGCTTTGCTTGCTGGGAGCCTGCCAGGCGAAAACGTACCGGTACACAGAAGGCGGTATTTACGGCACTTATTATCGGATAACTTACCGGGCAGACAGGGATTTAGGGCGTGAATTAATCGGACAGCTGGAACGTGTGAATGCATCGCTTTCGATGTTTAACGATAGTTCTGTGATTTCCAGATTGAATCGTGGCCAGACAGAGCGGGTAGATTCTTTGTTTGCCTGTATGTTCAGGGTGGCTGTTCAGGTAAACCGGGAGACGGAAGGGGCTTTTGACATCACGGTAGCTCCTTTATCGAATGCCTGGGGATTTGGATATAAACGGGACAGTTTTCCGGTACCGGCAAAAATAGATTCTTTATTGCAGTATGTGGGAATGGGAAGATTGCGTTTGGAAGAAGGACGTTTGTTGAAAGAAAAAGAGGGGATTGAAATGGATGCGAGTTCCATTGCCAAAGGATTGGGGGTGGATTTGGCTGCCGATTATTTGCAGAAACAGGGGGTAGAGGATTATATGGTGGATATCGGTGGAGAAATCCGGGTGAAAGGTGTGAGTGACAAAAACCGTCCGTGGCGGGTCGGAATTGATAAACCGATTGATGATCCGAAAGTGCAAAACCGGCAACTGGAATTAGTTGTTGAGTTGACAAAAGGTGCTATTGCAACATCAGGTAACTACCGCAATTATTATATTCACGAAGGGAAGAAATATGCGCATACCCTGAACCCGCTGACCGGATATCCGGTACAACGGGATATTTTGAGTTCGAGTGTTTATGCTCCAACCTGTATGGAGGCGGACGCTTATGCTACAGCCTTTATGGTGCTGGGGTTAGAGAAAAGTAAAGAGATTGTACTTAAGCATCCCGGTTTGGAGGTATGCTTTGTATATGAGCGGGATGGTAAATCGGAAATCTGGATGTCTCCGGCTTTTGAGAAAATGGTATTGAAATAA
- a CDS encoding patatin-like phospholipase family protein — MKKFVFLFVIFMTLTYSLQAERKKVGLVLSGGGAKGVAHIGVLKVLERAGIPVDYIAGTSMGSIVGGLYSIGYDAEMLDSLVKKQNWSFLLSDRVYRYNLPFSQKETDEKYLVSIPMIGGRRIQVPSGFISGQNIYNLFSELTIGYHDSLSFLTLPIPFSCVAANVVNGKEVVLNKGNLPLAMRSSMAIPGVFAPVRLDSMLLVDGGIANNFPTDVGLAMGADIIIGVDVSSELRKRDQLNSVLDILDQLTSFMGMNKYEDNIKLCDLYIKPDIVPYSAASFDPEAIDTLIRRGEEAAWAHWDEFMKLKEQLGLAKTEKAEKKIENKFIITDSLRIGQILIEGVPAKEEKWIRKKVHLTENTDISIGDLHRAIAILYGTGSFSYVNYQLNGKEVYDLTLTLKEKPTSSINFGFRFDSQEMAAILLNTTISPKNLRGFQLSLTGRLSMNPYVKAEYLFGENFLRRAGLSYMYKYNDIDLYRKGHKLDNITFSQHVGELSFSDINLLNCKFMLGIRYEYFDYESFLYSDHSMTTQAKPEGFLGYHALARYETFDKKYYPTRGVSFLGEYSLYTDNGIHYDGGAPFSALAGNFETAWSLSRRFTVLPAFYGRILIGRDIPFSYRNYMGGEVAGRYMSQQLPFVGIHHFETFDNTVLALRMKLRYRIGSKHYVTATANYAKQEKNFFDILGGDDIWGGGISYSYDTLIGPIELLFDMSNWDKNLGIYFSLGYYF, encoded by the coding sequence ATGAAGAAGTTCGTATTTTTATTCGTCATTTTTATGACATTGACATATTCTCTCCAGGCAGAACGGAAAAAAGTCGGTTTGGTATTAAGTGGCGGGGGGGCAAAGGGTGTTGCTCATATCGGTGTACTAAAGGTTTTGGAACGGGCAGGTATACCGGTTGACTATATTGCTGGAACCAGTATGGGATCCATTGTCGGAGGACTCTATTCCATCGGATATGATGCGGAGATGCTGGACAGTTTGGTAAAAAAACAGAATTGGTCTTTTTTATTGAGCGACCGGGTGTATCGGTATAATCTTCCGTTTTCTCAGAAAGAAACGGATGAGAAATATCTGGTATCCATTCCGATGATCGGAGGAAGGCGTATACAAGTGCCTTCCGGGTTTATCAGCGGACAAAATATTTACAATCTGTTTTCGGAATTGACGATCGGTTATCACGATTCCTTGTCTTTTTTGACATTACCTATCCCTTTTTCCTGTGTGGCTGCCAATGTTGTTAATGGGAAGGAAGTTGTTTTGAATAAGGGCAACCTGCCTTTGGCGATGCGTTCCAGCATGGCTATTCCCGGGGTTTTCGCTCCTGTACGGCTCGATTCCATGTTGTTGGTGGACGGGGGTATAGCCAATAATTTCCCCACGGATGTCGGTTTGGCAATGGGAGCTGATATTATTATCGGCGTTGATGTGTCTTCCGAGCTTCGCAAGAGAGATCAATTGAATTCTGTTTTAGATATTCTGGATCAGTTGACTTCGTTTATGGGAATGAATAAATATGAGGATAACATTAAGTTGTGTGACCTGTATATTAAACCGGATATTGTACCTTATTCAGCAGCCAGTTTTGATCCGGAAGCTATAGATACTTTGATTCGGCGGGGAGAAGAGGCAGCCTGGGCGCATTGGGATGAATTTATGAAGTTAAAAGAACAGTTAGGACTGGCCAAGACGGAAAAGGCCGAGAAAAAAATCGAGAATAAGTTCATTATAACAGATTCTTTAAGGATCGGACAAATATTGATCGAAGGTGTTCCTGCCAAAGAAGAAAAATGGATACGTAAGAAAGTCCATCTGACAGAAAATACCGATATTTCGATTGGTGATTTACATCGGGCGATAGCTATACTTTACGGCACGGGATCTTTTTCTTATGTAAATTATCAGTTAAATGGAAAAGAAGTGTACGATCTGACCCTGACATTGAAAGAAAAGCCGACGAGCTCAATTAATTTCGGTTTTCGTTTTGATTCGCAGGAAATGGCTGCCATATTGTTGAATACAACGATTTCACCCAAGAATTTACGTGGTTTTCAATTGTCGTTAACCGGACGTTTGAGTATGAATCCGTATGTAAAAGCCGAGTATTTATTCGGAGAAAACTTTTTACGTAGAGCCGGATTATCGTATATGTATAAATACAACGATATCGATCTTTACCGTAAAGGCCATAAATTGGATAATATTACTTTTTCCCAGCATGTTGGGGAATTGAGTTTTTCGGATATCAATCTTTTAAATTGTAAATTTATGCTGGGGATTCGCTATGAATATTTCGATTATGAGTCTTTTTTGTATTCGGATCATTCAATGACGACCCAGGCGAAGCCGGAAGGTTTTCTGGGATATCATGCTTTGGCCCGTTATGAAACCTTCGATAAGAAGTATTATCCTACCCGGGGCGTTTCTTTTTTAGGAGAGTATTCTCTTTATACCGATAACGGCATTCATTATGACGGTGGAGCTCCTTTTTCTGCCCTTGCCGGAAATTTCGAAACAGCCTGGTCATTGAGCCGGAGATTTACTGTTTTGCCTGCTTTTTACGGAAGGATATTGATCGGCCGGGACATCCCTTTTTCATACCGGAATTATATGGGAGGCGAAGTTGCTGGACGGTATATGTCGCAACAATTACCGTTTGTAGGTATCCATCATTTTGAAACGTTCGATAATACGGTGTTGGCCCTGAGAATGAAACTGCGGTATCGGATCGGTTCGAAACACTATGTAACGGCTACAGCCAATTATGCCAAACAGGAGAAGAATTTTTTTGATATATTGGGTGGGGATGATATTTGGGGCGGGGGTATATCTTATTCTTACGATACTTTAATAGGGCCTATCGAGTTGTTGTTCGATATGTCAAATTGGGATAAGAACTTAGGGATTTATTTCAGTCTGGGTTATTATTTTTAG
- a CDS encoding sigma-54-dependent transcriptional regulator — MAKILIIDDERSIRNSMKDILTFEKHDVILAENGMEGIVAVKTEKPELVFCDIKMPKMEGIEVLERIKEFSRDTPVVMISGHGTIDTAIEAIKKGAYDFIEKPLDLNRILITIKNATDKTLLIQEAQTLKTKVSKKYEMIGHSEALEKIKHMIEKVAPSDARVLITGPNGSGKELVARQLHEKSNRRDNAFIEVNCAAIPSELIESELFGHEKGSFTSAIKQKKGKFELAHGGTIFLDEIGDMSLDAQAKVLRALQENKISRIGGDGDIPVDVRVIAATNKNLKEEISKGNFREDLYHRLSVIIIDVPALNERSEDIEELIQHFIEEICTEMRTSPKQIEPAAVSMLQECEWTGNIRELRNVVERLIILCGPTITAEDVQLYK; from the coding sequence ATGGCAAAAATACTGATTATCGACGACGAACGGAGTATCCGGAACTCCATGAAAGATATCCTTACTTTTGAAAAACACGATGTCATTCTGGCGGAAAACGGCATGGAAGGGATTGTTGCCGTAAAGACAGAAAAACCGGAATTGGTATTCTGTGATATCAAAATGCCGAAAATGGAAGGAATCGAAGTACTCGAAAGAATCAAGGAATTTTCCCGGGATACTCCTGTCGTTATGATTTCCGGACACGGCACAATCGACACGGCTATCGAGGCTATAAAAAAGGGAGCTTATGATTTTATTGAAAAACCCCTCGATTTAAACCGGATTCTCATTACGATCAAAAATGCCACAGATAAGACATTATTAATACAGGAAGCCCAGACTTTAAAAACCAAGGTCAGCAAAAAATATGAAATGATCGGACATTCCGAGGCATTGGAAAAGATCAAACATATGATCGAAAAAGTTGCCCCGTCAGATGCCCGGGTATTGATTACCGGTCCGAACGGTTCAGGTAAAGAACTGGTTGCCCGTCAATTACATGAAAAAAGCAATCGCCGGGACAATGCATTTATTGAAGTCAATTGTGCTGCCATTCCTTCCGAACTTATCGAAAGTGAATTATTCGGACACGAAAAAGGCTCTTTCACTTCCGCCATCAAACAGAAAAAAGGAAAATTCGAACTGGCACACGGCGGTACGATCTTTCTCGATGAAATCGGCGATATGAGCCTGGATGCCCAAGCCAAAGTATTGCGTGCATTACAGGAAAACAAAATCAGCCGGATCGGCGGAGACGGTGATATTCCGGTAGATGTACGGGTCATTGCCGCCACCAATAAAAACCTGAAGGAAGAGATTTCCAAAGGTAATTTCCGGGAAGATTTATACCACCGTCTTAGCGTTATTATCATCGACGTTCCTGCTCTGAATGAACGTTCCGAAGACATAGAAGAACTGATTCAACATTTTATAGAAGAAATTTGTACCGAAATGCGCACTTCTCCGAAACAAATAGAACCGGCTGCCGTATCCATGCTGCAGGAGTGCGAATGGACTGGAAATATCCGGGAACTACGCAACGTCGTAGAACGTCTGATCATTTTATGTGGTCCGACCATTACTGCAGAAGACGTACAACTATACAAATAA